CCGGCGGAAAGTTCGATCAGCGGAGCGCAGAGCTACTTCCGCTTTCCGCAGCAGTGTCAAACTGTGTTTAATCTCTCTACTGTTGCCATAGCAACAGGTGACACGCATAcgttgtttttgctgtttatatgatttaaaaacttAACAAAGATATGTTTTATCTCTCGTGTCTAATCagctgtgattggctgtaatTTACGGTGTCGTCACGTGGATCGGTGTGACGTCATGAGTCAAATGTCGTTAATTTCCGGTTAGCCGTTCATGGAGCTAACAGTAAACGGTAAGAAACTCACTAATACTTTATTATTGGTTTGAAAATACTCAGAATAACTGTAGTTAAAAAATAGACAGTtactaacaataataaacacgttcattaataaattaaatacaaacataGAGTAAATATAAACccttattaaaaacacaaaatgatttcctttatttccttacatttttcttttaaggaAATTTATTTGATAGCAGaggaaaatataataaaatagaaaGCAATTATTGTCATACACAATGTATGGGAAGAACTAGTCTaaacagggtttttcaaccttggttttgggaccccatgtgatttccccccatccccccccccccccccccccatcccccccccccccccccaaaaaaaaaaaaaaaaaaatacacatcaaacacacaataaagatCAAATAACTGTGTCCTACACtgaaactttctcaaatataaatcgagTTCAAAtacaatgcagtaaaaatatctgaggatATCTGAGGTGGCTACTCCGTATtagtaacacactttaataaacacactaatataaacactttaaaaaacacacattttaaaggagtATATTTCAAGATGTATAAATCAtagtggttagtgtaactgcagtgtTCAGCGAAGCATCAACTGTTTATCACTAGAGCACAGTTGattagttactgtaactagaggATGGATTACCGACCGAACCCCGACGGCACTGGACGGGTCGGGTTCGGACAAATATTTATAACTGGTGGGTCGTGTTCGGTCACATGGTGTCGTTTGcgtgcagcgttcttcctttcctgctgcagctacTGTCGCTCTGAAGAATGCAGCTTTAaccgtcttcttctcattcttctttatttccgggTGTTGAAACGCCTCTCCGAACCGTTGAACgtgcaccagcgtcatttgacttcacgtcTGCAGAAATGCGCAGGAAAATTTGTACCCGGAACAGCATTACAAAATATATCACAcagtctgttcaaggcaatagggagaaatgtgtgtgggctcattctctttggtttgaagtgcttcatcacccattagaaTTAAAAGACTTagaattaatgtttattttttcacaaaccCTGCCCTACGCTCCTTTAATAAACACACTTTAatcaacatgatcaaaaaattgATCTAGaagaaaaatgtctctgggaGTCGCCGTCGTTTGTGAGATAAAACTGAGATCACGACCCTAAAAATGTTGTGAACCTGTGATTTAAAGTGACCGTAAACATGAGTGTCgtacattaacagttgtttttgtttcagacCCACAGAAAagaccatcttcatcatcttcatgcTGGTGGTGGCTTGTATCTCGCTGGTTTTGAACCTGTTGGAGATCTACCACCTGGGCTGGAAGAAGCTAAAACAGGGCGTGGCCAACGAGTTCAGCCCTGACCACGACTCACTGGTATTGGACAGGGAGCCTGGAGGCCACGCCTTCTCAACACAGAGGTCTTCATCACACCTGGCGTCGCTCCCAGTCTATGCCAGCGTGAGTGCCGTGGAGGAGGAAGGAGCCTACAGCTCATTGGAGGGCCCAGGCTCCGCCCCCGGGCCTGCGTTACACAATGCGGAGGACGTGGCCGACCTCCTGCTGGAGGATGAGCAGAACTGGAGCAATGCGGCGCTAGAGCTACAAAGTCTCCATGACAAGTGTTCATGGTCCTCCTCCAACCTAGCCTCGCCCCCTTCCTCCTcacactcctcctcctctaacTCTCCTGTGGAGGTGACGCCTACATCTGAAGACCAGCCCCACCCCTCCACCTTCCCCACGCTGCCTCGCAACACGCCGCTGGCTATGCTCTACCCTCAGGAGCCAAGTGTGGAGCAGGAAGAAGACACAGACCTCTCCTCCAATCATCAGCTCCCCACAGTGAGGGCGGAGCTTCATCAGCCGCCTGCAGACGTTTGGAAGCTGGGATGGGCCGGACGCAGCGGAGGCTTCAGAGTGAGACCTGACGACCTGGAAGTGTagctacaacacacacacacacacacacacacacacacacacacacacacacacacacacactctgaaacCAGGGCAGGGATGGAAACCAATCACCTTATTCACGTGTCTCCTCAAAGGTTTTGTTCATAATATATTTGTGAAAACAACAATGTGTTGAAACAATGATTTTCAGAAGAAACAGTTGAATCCTCCTTTACGTAGAGTTGAACTTCTAGAATGATCTAAATATCCCTGAGTCACATGCAGATATTTAGCTTTAAACAGATCAAATGCAGCTGCTGCTGAATCCACAGAAATATGAAGAAGTTTAGGTTGTAGTGCAGATTTAACCCTTTAATGACCTTTCAAAGCACTATGATCACCTTTACGTGAACCTTTCTAACACAAACCCGTGAATGTGAGGCTTTATGAAATGTTTCCTTCCTAACCGCGTGGTTGGAGCTGACAAAGATTTGCACACTTAACTTAGATTTAAATGACCTCTGACTTATTCTGGATTAGAGATGTGGGACAGATGTGGGTGGAGAGGGTTAAGTTATCTCAGATGATCAATGATGTCACCTAGTCACACAAACCAAACGGATGTTTGAAGAATCGTGCCTTGTGTCTGTGTGATCATGTCCATGTTCTCACATGTTTACACAAATGTTCCTGAATAAACATTTTGtaatattaaagaaaagcaaCTTTCATCTGAAATCTGTGACTAATCCCGTTTAATATTCTACTTCAAATCAGAACGTCTGATTGGACCTGAGGGAGAGAACTCGTGGGAAATATTTTACTATCAactcacttcttttaaaacttattggagctctaaatcaggggtgtggaactcattttagttcaggggcctcatacaaagtagtttgatcttaactGGGCGTCAGATTTTTGTACTTTACAAGACGTATAAAtcataaatacagtatttaagGTGCTGaaagtccctgcaggattttctctttaaaaattgtgtgtgtgtgtaaatggacttgattttataaagcgctttatcaccacactgaatcagtctcaaagcgctttacatatcattcacccattcactctcacattcacacaccggtgccatgcaaggcgctagtcgaccactgggaggaacttagggttcagtgtcttgcccaaggacacttcgacacatagtcaggtactgtgATCGatcccccaacctctcgatcagaagacgacccactaccacctgagccacggtcgctgtgtgtgtgtgtggtgtgtgtggtgtgtgtgtggtgtgtgtgtgtgtgtgtgtgtgtgtgtgtgtgtgtgtgtgtgtgtgtggtgtgtgtgtgtgtgtgtgtgtgtgtgtgtgtgtgttgtgtgtgtgtgtggtgtgtgtgtgtgtgtgtgtgtgtggtgtggtgtgtgtgtgtgtgtgtgtgcgcgcgtgcgtgcgcgcgtgtgtgtgcgcgtgcgtgcgtgcgctgACTGTACTAATTCTTTGTCCAGGTTCACATTCTCAGTCTTTCTGACCAAACAAACTCTAACCCTGTGTTTGTAAAAAGGCCTTGAATTCTTTTGTGTTGTAATGTGACATTCAGAGTGTTGGGGTGAATagacagggtgtgtgtgtgtgtgtgaaaaactCAAGCTTTATTTAAGCTCAGATGTGTTTAAAGAAAGAATGACTTCTTTATTTAGGGAGAGAGAGACATGAGGGACACGAGAAACATGACAAACATGAGGGACATGAGGAACATAGGAGGGACATGGAGGGTTAATCCTGACATCCCATCATGGCGGCGGTGACGGGCAGAGGTTGTGGGGCGATCCGACTCATCGTAAACACCTTAGGGCTATCGTAGTGGTAATAGTGGGAGCCTTTGAACACCTTCACTCCGTCCGCCCCACACAGAGCTCCATCCAGGTCGGACAGGGGGAGGGTGGCATTACTGGCCACCACCCTGGGTGTGGCCTCCAGGTCCACATCATGCATCATGCGTCCTGTCAGAGGAACCGTTGgcatatatatcatatatcaacTAATCTATATTAGCGAGTCTATATGAACTAATCTACACTGAACCAGTCTATATGAACCAATCTATATCAACTAATCCATATGAACCAGTCTATATGACTTAGTCTATATGACCCAGAGTGGTGGAGTCCAGACCTTGGATGATGTGGACCATGTGTTCATCAGGGCAGACAAAGGCTGCGTCCACATGTccctctactccgagctcctccttCAGGGTCTTTGGGTATTCTGAGATCAGGGTGTAGTGGGCGTCACCCTTGTAGATGTAGACCTGATCGTCCTGGAAGCAGAACAGTTGAGTTAGTGGAACCAAAGGGTTCTCCATCATCTACAGCTCACCTTGATCATGTAGATCTTATTGGCGTAGGAGAACACGGCGTCTACGCCTGAGGTCACTTCCTTCCAGACCCTGGTGATGGAGAATGGGTGGAGTCCGTCTCTCTGGGTGTCCATACGCATGTACGTATCACCTGAGTCATTGATCTGCGATATGATCACATGctcccactgtgtgtgtgtgtgtgtgtgtgtgtgtgtgcgtgtgcgtgtgtgcttgcgcgtgtgcgtgtgtgtttacctTTAAACATGTAGGTTTTTCCTGAATCATCAGCAGTGATGGCGTCCAGTTTGAATTCACTACATTTGGGAACGGTTCCATTGCCGTGACCTTCAGGACAGACGTAGCGGGTTAGCTTTAAGTTATCAAAGTTCTATGTGACGTTCTGGTCCTTCAATCACTCACCCATGCCCTTGCATTTCATGAAGTATCTGCGTGCATCCTTGGGGTACCCGGGAGGAACCTCTCCTGTGACCGGGTGGAATCTGGTGAAGTTGTGTCCATGGAAACAGTAGTAGTGTTCCACCCAGCGGAATACGGAAGTGCATGCGGGCACCTGGGACCACGTCTTGGTCTTCACCGTCTTTGTGTCGATGTCGTACACATGCACATCGTGTCCTGCTGGGCCACATCAGTCATCAGAGGGTTGCTGGTTCTAACCTGGTCCTTGTAGTCCCTTAACTCTAACTGCTCGTGTTCTACGTTTGTGTGTCTGCagtgtgatttattgtgttgataactcagtgtgtgttagtgtgtagtatgtcaTGTACACTGGTGTCAGTGGTTGTTGTTGTGCTTTAAATGGTACTTGTCCTACCAAACtggtcattttacattttttagtatttttgatcCTTTTAAATGTTCCTACATGTTTGTGTTGATACCTTTAGTGTCACTAATGGGTCTTAGCattatttattgttgtgttgctAAATCGTTGCCGTTGTCTCTTTTCTTCTTTACATCCTCtctctttgtttgtgttaatgCAAGAAGTTTGTCTCATTTCCCTGAGATATTTAGCATTATTTTCCCCTGGTTCTGTTTCTTGggtctactgtaatgtgtgtactTGAGTTAGTTTAGTTAGCATCTCCTTCAGCTGAATCTAGTTAGTGTTGTGTGTGCGTCACTAGGGGGCATCATAGACCTGCCTTTAAAGAACAGGACAGAGTCCGTCATGCACTCTCCTTTGGGACACTCCACAGCTGCATCCAGATGTGAGGGGACTCCTGGGAAGTCCTCCTGGATCTCTTTAGGGTACCCTTCTTCTAGAGTATGGTTGTAGTAGCTAAACACCTTATCGTCCTTGGAGGGGTTTTAAAGAACAGGTCAGAGGAttaaagcagcagcagaagaagaagagtgtgCTGCACGTCAGATGTACCAGGAAGAAGTAGATGTGGTCGTGGTCATCCTTGTTGTCCTCGTCGTGCATGCGGAAAGCAGCGTCCACGTGGCCGATGTGATGGATGTCATCCAGCTCTTGGAAGGACTCATTGGAGAGGTGGGCGGGACCAACAAAGCCCTTCCATAGATGTTGACCTGAGGAGCGACCGATATTAAGTTTGTGCAGAAAACAAGATGCTGTGAATGAAGTGTTTCTCACCTTTGAAGAAGAAGGCGTTTCCCTTCTCATCAGGAGTGATGGCATCAAACTCCAGACCTTCACAACGCTCAGGCAGAGCAGCTTCAAGTGttccaaagaaaaaacaactactTCAACCTCCAAAATTCATGTTTTTGCACATTAACGCTCGTAATGTAAATGCAccgcagtgtttggaataacatgAAACAGATCAAGTTTGGAAGAACTCACCATTTACTGTTGCTTGATGTCTGTAAGAGAAAAGTTAACAATTAGtgcaaatacacaatataccAATCTATATTAATCAATCTGTATCAACCAATCTCTATTAATCCATCAATATCAACCAATTTATATTAATCAATCTATATCAACCAATCTCTATTTATCAATCTTTTTTAACCAATCTCTATTAATCAATCTATTTCAACCAATCTATATTAATCAATCTATATCAACCAATCTCTATTAATCAATCTATTTCAACCAATTTAtattaatcaatttattttaaccAATCTATATCAACCAATCTATATTAATCAATCTATATTAATCAATCTATATTAACCAATCTCTATTAATCAATCTATTTCAACCAATTTAAATTCATCAATCTATATTAACCACTCTATATTAAGCAATCTATTTCAAGCAATCCATATTAATCTGTTTCAACCAATCTATATTATTAATGAATCTATATTAATCAATTTATTTCAACCAATCTATAATAATCAATCTATATTAATCAATCTGGATCAACCAATTTATATCAACTAATCTATATTAACAAATTTATAACCACTCAGTCAGGCTCAGTCCTGCTAATACTCAGACTCTGTACATTGGGATTTGTTTAGCTGTTGAACTTTAGTCTCTGGTGTTGATCAGTGTTTATGAAGCATCAggtgtttcttcttctgtgaaTTTATAAATGAAGGTTTGAGTCTCTGAGTTCTCACTCTATCCTTTCCTAGAACATTCCCTCACTTTTccttctatttttaaaagtagttCAGAGGACCAGTATAAAGGACCAGTATAAAGGACCAGTACTCACACAGGTGCTGCTGTGCTGAGGGCCAACATCAGGCCCAGAACCAGAGTTTTCATGATCAGCTCCATGTTGTCCTGATCAGGTCCCAGTCTCGCAGAGCTGAGCTGGTACGTGATCCCAGGCTTTTATTCTTAAATCCATGTGGGTGGACCCGGATGTGTTTGCACAACATGAAAGTACTTGTGTACTTGACGATCTGTTTTCTGTGAATTTGAATCATGATGAGGGAAAGCATGGAGCATGAACTTTACTTTTATCTGAGGGAAAGTTCTAGAGTTTAATTTATCAGAGACATGCAAGGATTCAGACTGAAGGAAAAACCCTGATTGAATTTGATTGGCCACAGGCACTGCCATCTAGTGCTAGAATAACATAAAGTAACAACTCATAACATAAAGTAACAACTCATAACATAAAGTAACAACTCATCTAGTGTTAGAATAACAAAGTAATTTAACATCAGTATCAACAACATTATTCAACATAGTCAGTGCTAAATATTCACTTGGACCATGTGACTCATTCCACTTATTCTGCATTGAAAGCATAGCAGTGTTTAACTGTTAGTATTAGCATTATGCTAATCCCATGTATCTGTAAGGAAGTTTCTCAGCTAAACACTGGAACCTCTGACACTCTTCCTTCGGAATTCATAATGACTTGGTTGGAATAATCTGTTATTACACCAGGGTTCCTCAAGGGCTGCAGTCTTGCAGGTTTTAGAGCTCTTCATCAGAGTCTTCATCAGTCGCAGAGTTAGGAAACCTCAGAACCTTTTGCCCT
This is a stretch of genomic DNA from Gouania willdenowi chromosome 2, fGouWil2.1, whole genome shotgun sequence. It encodes these proteins:
- the LOC114474788 gene encoding gap junction alpha-3 protein-like → MGDWSFLGRLLENAQEHSTVIGKVWLTVLFIFRILVLGAAAEEVWGDEQSDFTCNTQQPGCENVCYDEAFPISHIRFWVLQIIFVSTPTLIYLGHVLHIVRMEEKRREREEDLRKSMRHQQDHDPPFYHGGGGKREKPPIRDEHGKIRIRGALLRTYIFNIIFKTLFEVGFIMGQYFLYGFHLRPLYKCGRWPCPNTVDCFISRPTEKTIFIIFMLVVACISLVLNLLEIYHLGWKKLKQGVANEFSPDHDSLVLDREPGGHAFSTQRSSSHLASLPVYASVSAVEEEGAYSSLEGPGSAPGPALHNAEDVADLLLEDEQNWSNAALELQSLHDKCSWSSSNLASPPSSSHSSSSNSPVEVTPTSEDQPHPSTFPTLPRNTPLAMLYPQEPSVEQEEDTDLSSNHQLPTVRAELHQPPADVWKLGWAGRSGGFRVRPDDLEVFCRPTSPWWNKSLSGVEAPLNNNLNSV
- the hpxb gene encoding hemopexin — its product is MELIMKTLVLGLMLALSTAAPVHQATVNAALPERCEGLEFDAITPDEKGNAFFFKGQHLWKGFVGPAHLSNESFQELDDIHHIGHVDAAFRMHDEDNKDDHDHIYFFLDDKVFSYYNHTLEEGYPKEIQEDFPGVPSHLDAAVECPKGECMTDSVLFFKGHDVHVYDIDTKTVKTKTWSQVPACTSVFRWVEHYYCFHGHNFTRFHPVTGEVPPGYPKDARRYFMKCKGMGHGNGTVPKCSEFKLDAITADDSGKTYMFKGDTYMRMDTQRDGLHPFSITRVWKEVTSGVDAVFSYANKIYMIKDDQVYIYKGDAHYTLISEYPKTLKEELGVEGHVDAAFVCPDEHMVHIIQGRMMHDVDLEATPRVVASNATLPLSDLDGALCGADGVKVFKGSHYYHYDSPKVFTMSRIAPQPLPVTAAMMGCQD